Part of the Faecalibacterium duncaniae genome, AAAAGAGGGTTTGCTTCTTACTCCAAATTGGAGAAGAAACAAACCCTCTTCGTTTACGATGTAGTTCAGATGATTTCTCGGATGGTATGAATGACACCGAGCAGCAGCCCGATGAAGAAGGCAAGTCCTCCGATAAGACCGCCTATGATTAAGTTCAATGCGAAGATGCCGACTGAGCCGGAGATACCGTAGCCGCTGGGAACGAGCCAGAGGCACATCCTCCGGATGCCGAATGGCAAGCCGACGCAAATCCACATTAGGAAGTAGTCACATACGCCGTCAGGCATATAGATCGGCTTGAGAAATGACGCGAGGCAGAACGCAAGCGCGATTGGAAGCAGAACCTCCTTCAAGAAGACTTTGATAGCACCCACTATATCCTCCTTCTGCCGGAAGTGTGCAGCAGCACCCTCCGGCTTGCTTGATTATTGTGAAAGTCCTTTGTTTTCGGTCAAAAAAAGAAGGGACTAAGCCAGAATGCCTTGATTTTCAAGGTCTTTCTGATTTAGTCCTATTATCGCACAATAATCTTTCGTAACAATGCAGTTTACTTTTCCAGCTTCCATATCGTCCATCATGCGCTGAAAATCCGGGCGTTCAAAGTTTGTCCCCGACCAGCCATCGTCCACATACTCACCGACTACATGAAGCCCCTGTTCCTTTGCGTACTGTTGCAGGATTGTCCGCTGTGTTTCAATGCTTACGCTGTCACCATAGTTTTCATCGTCCCGGCTCAATCTCATATAAAGCGCCGTGTTGTAAATCGTAGTATTGTAAGGTTGTTTCACCGTTAAAAATCCTCCTTCTAAAGAAACAACCCACGCTTACAATACTTTTGCTCTATGGCAATTATATCATAAGCGTGGGCGTGTTATCAATGATGGGCTATCAGGTTGAAGCGGCTTTTTCTGCGGTATGCCGCACCACATCTACAATCAGATCACCGAGGGACTTCCCGCCTGCGGCGAAGTGTTCGGAGATTTTTATACGGTTGTTCCCACATACAAAATACTGCGTGCCGTTCTCTGCTTGTATGACCTGCCCTGTCCGGGGTGTAAAAATATCGCTTTCGCTTTTTGCCATCCAGTGTCCTCCATATTCAGTTTTCAAGGTACAATGCCGCACAAAGGCGGCGAAAATTTCTGCTTATATCTATCACCTTTCCTTTACCGTGTGCCGCTGCTGACGTTTCAGTTCCGCCAGTATATCCGGCGGGATACGGTCAACCAGCCGCTGTAAATTGTCCAGTTCGCTTTTCAGCTTTGCCCGTTCCATCGTATCTTTCATCTTTCCTTTTTCGCTGGCCTTTGCCCTTGCTTCCAACTTCTCATTCTCCGCCAACAGGTCATTGATTGTGACCTTGTACTTTTTCAACTGCCCGGAGAAGTTCTCCATCTGCGGGAACCACTTTTTTAGCATGGAGAGGGCTTCCTCTTTTTTCTTTCCGGCGTTCAGCGGGTTAATGCCGTCAAGGGCGGCTTCAATGGCTCTGGCCTGTTTGGAGAGGAAAACCGCCTGTTTGAAAAGCCGGGTGGGGATATGCTTCCGGCCTGTCTTGCTGGCACTCTCCCCACGCTCCAAGTCGGGATATTTCACCACCATATAGGCGTGAAAATCGTCCTGCCACTTCGTCAGGTTTGCCCGGTTGCCGATAATCTCCTTAGCACACAGGCGGTTGTCCTTTGTCAGCGGAACAAAGGTCAAATGCAGGTGGGGTGTTTTCTCGTCCATGTGTACCACCGCCGACACGATATTTTCCCGGCCTACCCGTCCAATGAGGAAATCCGCCGCCCTTTGGAAGAACGCCTGTATCTCCTTTGGGGATTTCCCCTTGAAAAACTCCGGGCTGGCGGTTATCAGCG contains:
- a CDS encoding DUF6050 family protein, whose product is MGAIKVFLKEVLLPIALAFCLASFLKPIYMPDGVCDYFLMWICVGLPFGIRRMCLWLVPSGYGISGSVGIFALNLIIGGLIGGLAFFIGLLLGVIHTIREII
- a CDS encoding recombinase family protein, whose product is MKQPYNTTIYNTALYMRLSRDDENYGDSVSIETQRTILQQYAKEQGLHVVGEYVDDGWSGTNFERPDFQRMMDDMEAGKVNCIVTKDYCAIIGLNQKDLENQGILA
- the mobV gene encoding MobV family relaxase is translated as MAQHAILRFEKHKGNPARPLEAHHERQKEQYASNPDIDTSRSKYNFHIVKPEGRYYHFIQSRIEQAGCRTRKDSTRFVDTLITASPEFFKGKSPKEIQAFFQRAADFLIGRVGRENIVSAVVHMDEKTPHLHLTFVPLTKDNRLCAKEIIGNRANLTKWQDDFHAYMVVKYPDLERGESASKTGRKHIPTRLFKQAVFLSKQARAIEAALDGINPLNAGKKKEEALSMLKKWFPQMENFSGQLKKYKVTINDLLAENEKLEARAKASEKGKMKDTMERAKLKSELDNLQRLVDRIPPDILAELKRQQRHTVKER